A genomic window from Candidatus Bathyarchaeota archaeon includes:
- the larA gene encoding nickel-dependent lactate racemase, whose protein sequence is MVDAWIPYGKTEVCARIPTRNFLGDIEPKQKKGVEDPRGEIERALNEPIGTKKLSEIAKSGDKVAIVVNDATRATPSHLMVVPLLDELNKAGVNDSDVTIIFGCGIHRPVTPKEQEKLIGKEALERVKIFNHDSKAEDQVFVGETSHETKVNINKVFAEADVKILTGEINLHYYAGYGGGRKGVLPAVSSAETIQQNHSLLVSAKATTGVLEGNPVHEDMLEAARLAKVDFILNVVTNSKNELVQAFAGDVEQAFLEGTKLVDEMYKVPIEQRANIVVVSAGGHPHDINLYQATKALQNALDAVKRRGIIILVAECPEGHGNEAFAEWMEKYTDIKRLEREIKKNFVLGGHKAYFINKALQKVTIILVSVMPDCYAINTFKMRTSSAMNDAMRDAFEIAGKNAKVYVMPHGRETVAEYQSTDENED, encoded by the coding sequence ATGGTTGATGCGTGGATTCCTTACGGGAAAACTGAAGTTTGTGCAAGAATACCCACACGTAACTTTTTGGGAGATATTGAACCCAAACAGAAAAAAGGGGTAGAAGATCCGAGAGGAGAAATTGAAAGAGCCTTAAATGAGCCTATAGGAACCAAAAAGCTAAGTGAAATTGCGAAATCTGGAGACAAAGTTGCCATAGTTGTTAATGATGCTACACGAGCAACTCCAAGTCATTTGATGGTTGTTCCGTTACTTGATGAACTGAACAAAGCAGGAGTGAACGATTCTGACGTTACAATTATTTTTGGATGTGGAATACATCGTCCAGTAACTCCTAAAGAGCAAGAAAAACTCATAGGAAAAGAAGCTTTAGAAAGAGTGAAAATATTCAACCATGATTCCAAGGCTGAAGACCAAGTTTTTGTAGGAGAAACATCCCATGAAACTAAAGTCAATATAAACAAAGTTTTTGCCGAAGCAGATGTCAAAATTTTGACAGGTGAAATAAACTTGCATTATTACGCTGGATATGGCGGAGGAAGAAAAGGAGTTCTTCCTGCGGTTTCAAGCGCTGAAACTATTCAACAAAACCATTCATTACTGGTAAGCGCTAAAGCCACAACCGGCGTTTTAGAGGGCAACCCCGTTCACGAAGACATGTTAGAAGCAGCCAGACTGGCAAAGGTTGATTTCATTCTTAATGTTGTAACCAACAGCAAAAACGAGTTGGTTCAAGCCTTTGCCGGAGATGTAGAGCAAGCTTTTCTTGAAGGCACAAAACTTGTTGACGAAATGTATAAAGTTCCTATTGAGCAACGGGCAAACATTGTTGTTGTAAGTGCAGGCGGGCACCCTCATGATATTAACCTGTATCAAGCAACTAAAGCATTACAAAACGCGTTAGATGCCGTGAAAAGAAGAGGAATAATAATTTTGGTTGCTGAATGCCCAGAAGGTCATGGTAACGAAGCTTTTGCCGAGTGGATGGAAAAATATACGGATATAAAACGGTTAGAACGAGAAATAAAAAAGAATTTTGTTCTAGGTGGTCACAAAGCATATTTCATTAACAAGGCTCTTCAAAAAGTCACAATTATTCTGGTTTCCGTTATGCCTGATTGTTATGCAATTAACACCTTCAAGATGCGAACGTCAAGTGCAATGAACGATGCCATGCGAGATGCCTTTGAGATTGCAGGTAAAAACGCCAAAGTTTACGTTATGCCCCATGGAAGAGAGACAGTAGCTGAATATCAATCGACAGACGAAAACGAAGATTAA
- a CDS encoding orotate phosphoribosyltransferase — MEKQQMKTELGKILTKVGALKFGVFTLTSGEISSYYLDLRIVPSFPEAFKHICDLYVELIKTEVGTDNFDRIAGIPTAGISFGAMAAYSLKKPFVYVRTAERKHGRGRRVEGILSPGDRVLLIDDLITKGGSIINAADSVRAEGGIVTDAVVLLNREENGTQNLADVEIKLHYMLTTYELAQEMYKRDAITEEQLKTVSKQIKEKQNR, encoded by the coding sequence TTGGAAAAACAACAAATGAAAACCGAATTGGGAAAAATATTGACCAAAGTTGGTGCATTAAAATTTGGGGTTTTCACTCTGACCAGTGGAGAAATCAGTTCATATTACCTAGATTTACGAATTGTTCCAAGTTTTCCTGAAGCCTTTAAACACATATGTGACTTGTATGTTGAACTAATAAAAACTGAAGTTGGAACAGACAACTTTGACCGAATAGCCGGAATACCCACTGCCGGGATATCATTTGGTGCAATGGCTGCATACAGTCTCAAAAAACCGTTTGTGTATGTTCGCACGGCAGAACGTAAACACGGAAGAGGACGAAGAGTTGAAGGAATTCTATCCCCTGGAGACCGTGTGTTACTAATTGACGATCTCATAACTAAAGGAGGATCAATAATAAATGCTGCAGACTCAGTTAGAGCAGAAGGTGGCATAGTTACTGACGCTGTAGTCTTATTAAATCGTGAAGAAAATGGAACTCAGAATCTTGCGGATGTAGAAATTAAACTCCATTATATGTTAACCACTTATGAACTTGCTCAAGAAATGTACAAAAGAGATGCAATAACTGAAGAACAACTGAAAACAGTTTCAAAACAGATCAAAGAAAAACAAAACCGTTGA
- a CDS encoding TATA-box-binding protein has product MASITIENVVASASLNQKLDLNAIVKGYPGVEYRPEQFPGLVFRLKRPKTATLIFNSGKMVCTGAKSEKESRRAVLKVVRELKKSGIIIVGKPELNIQNIVASGNLAGLIDLERSAYTLGRTMYEPEQFPGLIYRMDDPKVVILLFASGKLVCTGAKKEENVYEAVTKLHENLELEDLIYYE; this is encoded by the coding sequence ATTGCATCGATTACAATAGAGAATGTTGTTGCATCTGCATCATTGAATCAGAAGCTTGACTTGAACGCAATAGTAAAAGGGTACCCCGGAGTCGAGTACCGACCAGAACAATTTCCTGGACTGGTTTTTCGATTAAAAAGACCAAAAACTGCAACTTTAATTTTTAATTCTGGAAAAATGGTCTGCACTGGCGCAAAATCAGAAAAAGAATCCAGACGAGCAGTCCTGAAAGTCGTAAGGGAACTAAAGAAAAGCGGCATAATCATTGTTGGAAAACCCGAATTAAACATACAAAACATTGTAGCCTCAGGAAACTTGGCAGGATTAATAGACCTTGAACGCTCTGCATACACTCTGGGCAGAACAATGTATGAACCCGAACAGTTCCCAGGACTAATCTACAGAATGGATGACCCCAAAGTCGTAATTCTTCTTTTCGCAAGCGGAAAACTTGTATGCACAGGAGCCAAAAAAGAAGAAAACGTATACGAAGCAGTAACTAAACTTCACGAAAACCTGGAACTTGAAGACCTAATCTACTACGAATAA
- a CDS encoding signal peptidase I, whose protein sequence is MQLPEILKRDYVQTILMIGIVIGAVLIFWFGIGFAFKTDHPILAVASGSMEPVLYKGDLILIEGIEDISEIQVGTKDSETPGDIIVFDEPGSSTELIIHRAVTKIDNGDGTYSFKTWGDNNSFQDWWEVDESAIVGRYIGFKIPWVGEFVLFIQPFEVKLAFFVLLAGILLLVELGPTIKRKITSQEDSQESLYK, encoded by the coding sequence ATGCAGTTACCGGAGATATTGAAACGCGATTACGTGCAAACGATCCTAATGATAGGGATTGTTATAGGTGCAGTCTTAATTTTCTGGTTTGGAATTGGTTTTGCCTTCAAAACGGATCATCCAATTTTGGCTGTTGCTTCAGGAAGCATGGAACCAGTATTGTACAAAGGCGACCTAATACTAATTGAGGGAATAGAAGATATTTCAGAAATTCAAGTTGGTACAAAAGATTCTGAAACCCCTGGAGACATAATCGTTTTTGATGAACCAGGCAGTTCAACCGAGTTAATTATTCACAGGGCAGTAACTAAGATAGACAACGGGGATGGAACATATAGTTTCAAAACGTGGGGAGATAATAACTCATTTCAAGATTGGTGGGAAGTTGACGAAAGCGCAATTGTTGGTAGATACATAGGATTCAAGATTCCGTGGGTTGGGGAGTTTGTTCTTTTTATTCAACCTTTTGAGGTAAAATTGGCATTTTTTGTGTTGTTAGCTGGAATTTTGTTGCTTGTTGAGTTGGGACCAACAATTAAGAGGAAAATTACCAGTCAAGAAGACTCTCAAGAAAGCCTTTATAAATAA
- a CDS encoding chorismate-binding protein has translation MPKCKNCGAEVASPRKTWKMAGRPDNEGKKTELTIGLFDCTKCGKSFRFVLNKQKI, from the coding sequence ATGCCTAAATGTAAAAATTGTGGAGCTGAAGTCGCATCTCCTCGGAAAACATGGAAGATGGCTGGTCGCCCAGACAATGAAGGAAAAAAAACTGAACTAACTATCGGACTTTTCGACTGTACTAAATGCGGGAAATCCTTCAGGTTTGTCTTAAACAAACAAAAAATCTGA
- a CDS encoding methyltransferase domain-containing protein, giving the protein MLFLSELKSGEVLYDLGSGDGRAVIMAAKDFGASSVGIELRDDLAKKALMSIHELGLDGKTKIVQSDIFDVDLSDADVVFLYLTTSANERLKPKLEQELKSGTRIVSHDYEILGWKPKKIENFCENPKLGYPSHTLYVYHV; this is encoded by the coding sequence ATGTTATTTTTATCTGAACTAAAATCTGGCGAAGTTTTATATGATCTAGGTTCTGGAGATGGTCGTGCAGTAATAATGGCTGCCAAAGACTTCGGTGCAAGTTCAGTTGGAATCGAATTGCGGGATGATTTAGCAAAAAAAGCCTTAATGAGCATTCATGAGCTTGGTTTGGATGGTAAAACCAAAATCGTTCAAAGTGACATCTTTGATGTTGATTTGTCTGATGCTGATGTTGTTTTCTTGTATCTGACAACTAGTGCCAACGAAAGGCTCAAGCCAAAACTAGAACAAGAACTCAAATCTGGAACACGGATAGTTTCTCACGACTATGAGATTCTAGGCTGGAAACCCAAAAAAATTGAAAATTTCTGTGAAAACCCTAAGCTTGGTTATCCTTCACACACTCTTTATGTTTATCATGTGTAA
- a CDS encoding YkgJ family cysteine cluster protein, whose amino-acid sequence MNPVTWRTVKSWSCVGCGMCCKDYHVVLNFNEWISIVKHYGAGTTIPTPSKLLLGKRSNGTCCFLNQFKNTPSCGLQHAKPLACKIWPFKVFDEPKFGQAGEALFLYRGRNLYVYVDPECTGINKGAPTTDFKFKILPEFIDVALGLRQNQYYSTSKTRVQPFQQRFRGRTVI is encoded by the coding sequence ATGAATCCTGTAACTTGGCGAACTGTAAAGTCTTGGAGCTGTGTCGGGTGTGGCATGTGCTGTAAAGATTATCATGTTGTTCTAAATTTTAACGAATGGATTTCTATTGTAAAACACTACGGTGCAGGGACAACAATACCTACTCCAAGTAAGTTACTTTTGGGAAAAAGGAGCAACGGTACGTGTTGTTTTCTTAATCAGTTCAAAAACACTCCTTCTTGTGGGTTACAACACGCAAAACCCCTTGCTTGCAAGATTTGGCCTTTCAAAGTTTTTGATGAACCGAAGTTTGGTCAGGCAGGTGAAGCATTGTTTTTGTATCGTGGACGTAACCTCTATGTGTATGTGGACCCTGAATGCACCGGAATAAATAAGGGAGCACCAACTACTGATTTTAAATTCAAAATTTTGCCAGAATTCATTGATGTTGCATTAGGTTTGCGCCAAAACCAATATTATTCAACTTCAAAAACCCGTGTTCAACCGTTTCAACAGCGTTTCCGAGGGCGTACTGTAATTTGA
- a CDS encoding RNA-binding protein: MRSKDAKKITQEFSEKIGISINQFFENKIHIESCQIEASTLFLFNGKPLLAKSDNILFFTLFFDEIFSLFPKVVVDMGAVPYVCKGADVMAPGIQEIHGEFNENGLVLVVDERHRKPLAVGLALFSSEEMKKIDRGKTIKTLHYVGDKLWNGLKGS, from the coding sequence ATGAGATCAAAAGATGCAAAAAAAATTACTCAAGAATTTTCTGAAAAAATTGGGATTAGTATTAATCAGTTTTTTGAAAACAAAATTCATATTGAATCATGTCAAATTGAAGCTTCCACACTGTTTCTTTTTAACGGGAAACCCCTGTTAGCAAAATCAGATAATATACTTTTTTTCACTCTGTTTTTTGATGAAATTTTTTCATTATTTCCAAAAGTAGTCGTAGATATGGGGGCTGTTCCTTATGTTTGTAAAGGAGCAGATGTAATGGCTCCTGGTATTCAAGAAATCCACGGTGAATTCAATGAAAACGGTCTTGTTTTAGTCGTTGATGAACGCCACAGGAAACCCTTGGCAGTTGGTTTAGCCCTCTTTAGCTCTGAAGAAATGAAAAAGATCGATCGGGGTAAAACTATTAAAACTCTTCACTATGTCGGAGACAAATTATGGAACGGTTTGAAAGGTTCCTGA
- a CDS encoding cell division protein SepF, translating to MPLRDLSDVEVIKHELKMGNIIILKITPLARKSIDDVKVAVNELSVFIKSIEGDIASLGEERVVIVPKEVRIWRPETVVSEKAPTAA from the coding sequence ATGCCCCTGCGAGACCTCTCCGATGTGGAAGTTATCAAACATGAACTCAAAATGGGAAACATCATAATTTTAAAAATCACGCCTCTAGCAAGAAAAAGCATTGACGACGTAAAAGTTGCAGTAAATGAGCTTTCTGTTTTTATCAAATCCATTGAAGGTGACATTGCCAGCCTTGGGGAAGAACGGGTTGTTATTGTTCCAAAAGAAGTAAGAATATGGCGCCCAGAGACTGTTGTCTCTGAAAAAGCGCCTACCGCAGCTTAA
- a CDS encoding beta-CASP ribonuclease aCPSF1 yields MTSNGKDQVDISQHILEKIPPEAEVTRIEYEGPALAVYTKKPEVLVEQSFVIAEIVKLIRKRIVVRSDPSIRAKERDTERLIKEIVSEEAEITNINFDPSLGEVIIEAKKPGVVIGKNGTVLQDIIKQTRWRPRILRSPPIPSKIIAHMRHFLYSESKERERILRSIGERIFRPSLHDVGDVRLTALGGFRQVGRSAILVQTRESSVLLDCGINPGATDPTVAFPRLDTPQFDLDDLDAVVISHAHLDHCGFLPFLFKYGYDGPVYCSAPTSSLMTLLQLDYLDVANKQGVMPPYGQKDVRDTVMHTIPLRYGSVTDIAPDMRLTLHNSGHILGSSLVHLHIGEGLHNLVYTGDYKFGKSMLLEPAVAMFPRVETIITESTYGAPEDIMPTRAESEERITSIINQTLDRQGKVLIPVPAVGRAQEIMLIIDDYMRRGILKEAPVFVEGMISEATAIHTAYPEYLAKNVRNSILYEGINPFQSDYFTIVEHPSAREEIVDGEQCIILATSGMLEGGPVIDYFKRLAGDKRNTIIFVSYQIDGTMGSRLQKGMTEAPIINSNGKMEVTNVEMQVESVRGFSGHSDRRQLMNYLHRMKPKPERIIVLHGEKSKSLSMAHLFNRKYNIEALVPEVLETIKLR; encoded by the coding sequence TTGACATCAAACGGAAAAGACCAAGTCGATATAAGTCAGCACATTTTGGAAAAAATACCTCCAGAAGCTGAAGTAACACGCATCGAGTATGAAGGACCTGCTCTGGCGGTTTACACCAAAAAACCTGAAGTTTTAGTTGAACAAAGTTTTGTTATTGCAGAAATTGTCAAGCTGATCCGAAAAAGAATTGTTGTCCGTTCTGATCCATCGATCCGAGCGAAAGAACGAGACACAGAACGTCTGATAAAAGAGATTGTTTCTGAAGAAGCTGAAATTACTAACATAAATTTTGATCCAAGCCTTGGAGAGGTAATCATAGAGGCTAAAAAGCCTGGAGTAGTTATTGGAAAAAATGGGACTGTTCTTCAGGACATTATTAAACAGACTCGCTGGAGACCTCGAATTTTACGAAGTCCACCTATACCATCAAAGATTATTGCTCACATGAGACACTTTTTGTACTCAGAAAGTAAAGAAAGAGAACGTATTCTAAGATCAATCGGTGAACGAATTTTTAGACCATCACTGCACGATGTCGGAGACGTTCGACTTACTGCACTTGGAGGCTTCCGACAAGTAGGAAGATCAGCCATTCTTGTTCAAACAAGAGAAAGCAGTGTTTTGCTGGATTGTGGAATCAACCCAGGAGCTACAGATCCGACAGTAGCATTTCCAAGATTAGACACTCCACAGTTTGATTTAGACGATCTAGATGCTGTAGTAATCAGTCATGCTCACTTAGACCACTGTGGGTTTTTACCATTTTTGTTCAAATACGGATATGATGGTCCAGTATACTGTTCTGCCCCTACGTCTAGTCTTATGACTTTGCTGCAACTTGACTATCTCGATGTTGCAAATAAACAAGGGGTAATGCCACCTTACGGGCAAAAAGATGTCCGAGACACTGTTATGCATACCATTCCATTAAGGTATGGCTCTGTAACTGATATCGCCCCAGACATGCGTTTAACTTTGCATAATTCTGGACACATTCTGGGTTCATCGTTGGTTCATCTTCACATAGGAGAGGGACTGCACAATCTGGTATACACGGGAGACTACAAGTTTGGTAAGTCCATGTTACTTGAACCTGCAGTTGCAATGTTCCCACGAGTAGAGACAATAATCACAGAAAGCACATACGGTGCTCCAGAAGACATTATGCCTACAAGAGCAGAGTCCGAAGAAAGAATTACCTCAATAATTAACCAGACCCTAGATAGGCAAGGAAAAGTTTTGATTCCTGTTCCCGCCGTTGGAAGAGCCCAAGAAATCATGTTAATCATAGACGATTATATGCGACGAGGAATATTGAAAGAAGCCCCTGTATTTGTAGAGGGAATGATTTCAGAAGCAACAGCAATACACACTGCATATCCAGAATATCTCGCCAAAAACGTTAGAAATAGTATTTTGTATGAAGGAATTAACCCATTCCAGTCAGACTATTTCACAATTGTTGAACACCCCAGCGCAAGAGAAGAAATTGTAGACGGAGAACAATGTATAATTTTAGCTACATCAGGCATGCTTGAAGGTGGACCAGTAATCGATTACTTTAAACGGTTAGCCGGTGACAAACGAAACACCATAATTTTTGTCAGTTACCAAATTGACGGAACCATGGGATCAAGACTCCAAAAAGGTATGACAGAAGCTCCAATAATCAACAGCAACGGCAAAATGGAAGTAACGAACGTTGAAATGCAAGTTGAATCCGTAAGAGGATTTTCTGGTCACTCAGACCGAAGACAACTTATGAATTACCTTCATCGGATGAAACCAAAACCTGAAAGAATAATCGTGCTTCACGGTGAAAAATCTAAAAGTTTGAGTATGGCACATTTGTTCAACCGCAAATACAACATAGAGGCTTTGGTTCCAGAAGTTTTGGAAACAATTAAGCTGCGGTAG
- the psmB gene encoding archaeal proteasome endopeptidase complex subunit beta, which produces MQENIEKLALKGTTTVGVVCTDGVILSSDTRVTMGYFVAHKQGKKIYQIDDHIGMTISGGVADAQYVVEVLKVNAKLYKLNNSRPMPIKSAARLVSNVLFSARGGLMAQILVGGYDNTGPHVFSLDPLGSLLEEKCVATGSGSPIAYGVLEDKFKEGLPITEVLPVVVRAVDSAMKRDIASGNNYDIAVITKDGYRSLSNEEKKAILEGS; this is translated from the coding sequence ATGCAAGAAAACATTGAAAAATTAGCATTAAAAGGAACAACAACGGTCGGCGTAGTTTGCACCGACGGCGTAATTCTATCATCAGACACTCGAGTAACCATGGGATATTTTGTAGCCCACAAACAAGGTAAAAAAATCTACCAAATCGATGACCATATTGGAATGACTATATCTGGCGGAGTTGCAGATGCACAATACGTAGTTGAAGTGCTCAAAGTAAACGCCAAACTATACAAACTCAACAATAGCAGACCAATGCCAATAAAATCAGCAGCTCGCTTAGTTTCAAATGTCCTGTTCTCTGCACGAGGAGGTCTAATGGCACAAATTCTAGTCGGAGGATATGATAATACAGGACCCCACGTTTTCTCGTTAGATCCTCTTGGCAGCCTCTTAGAAGAGAAATGTGTTGCCACTGGATCAGGTTCTCCCATTGCATATGGAGTTCTAGAAGATAAATTCAAAGAAGGACTACCAATTACGGAAGTATTACCAGTAGTTGTCCGTGCTGTTGATTCAGCCATGAAAAGAGACATAGCAAGTGGAAACAACTACGACATAGCCGTTATAACAAAAGATGGATACCGCTCACTCAGCAATGAGGAAAAAAAGGCGATTTTAGAAGGCTCCTAA
- a CDS encoding NAD(P)-dependent glycerol-1-phosphate dehydrogenase, translating to MQLHRMQLPREVVVGNETLLLLSEICQKLGFSESALVVTGPDTQNVAGRKVIDLLSDKGMDVDLIVVNSSTLQEVNSVEERIKEIKPEIVLGVGGGTKIDVAKLSSTRQELPFISVPTNASHDGISSPVAAVKGLDKPYSVMAQSPMAIVADTDVIIRSDYRFTASGCGDLVSKFTSVRDWELAYKVKNEYYGEYAASLALMSARLVTKNADLIKPGSEEGLRLVLEALISCGVAMSIAGSSKPCSGSEHLFSHSLDVVEANGGLHGQQCGVGAIMMAYLYDIDWKGIKGTLQKTGCPTTAEGLGVKPDSIVKALVQSCSIRPERYTILDAKELDYDSAEKLAKITGVIP from the coding sequence ATGCAGTTACATCGAATGCAACTTCCTCGTGAAGTTGTTGTTGGAAACGAAACATTGCTTTTACTAAGCGAGATTTGCCAGAAACTAGGCTTTAGTGAATCGGCTCTTGTAGTCACAGGTCCAGACACTCAAAATGTTGCAGGGCGTAAAGTCATTGATTTGCTTAGTGACAAAGGAATGGATGTTGATTTAATTGTCGTGAACTCTTCAACATTGCAAGAAGTTAATTCTGTTGAAGAACGCATTAAAGAAATTAAACCTGAAATTGTTCTTGGTGTTGGTGGCGGAACAAAGATCGATGTGGCAAAACTAAGTTCTACTCGTCAAGAGCTTCCGTTCATAAGTGTGCCAACAAATGCTTCACATGATGGTATTTCAAGCCCTGTTGCTGCTGTGAAAGGTTTAGATAAACCGTATTCTGTGATGGCACAGTCTCCTATGGCGATAGTTGCTGACACTGACGTAATTATTCGTTCAGATTACCGCTTTACTGCCAGTGGATGTGGAGACCTTGTATCCAAGTTCACTTCTGTTCGAGACTGGGAATTAGCTTACAAAGTAAAAAACGAATATTATGGCGAGTATGCAGCAAGTTTGGCGTTAATGAGTGCACGTCTAGTTACAAAAAATGCGGATTTAATCAAACCGGGCTCAGAAGAAGGTCTTAGACTTGTTTTGGAAGCCCTGATTAGCTGTGGAGTTGCCATGAGCATTGCTGGAAGCAGCAAACCATGTAGTGGTTCTGAACACTTGTTTAGTCACTCTCTGGATGTGGTTGAAGCTAACGGGGGGTTACATGGTCAACAATGTGGAGTTGGCGCGATAATGATGGCTTATCTTTATGACATCGACTGGAAGGGCATTAAAGGCACCCTCCAAAAGACAGGTTGCCCAACCACTGCTGAAGGGCTTGGTGTAAAACCAGATTCTATTGTTAAAGCTTTGGTACAATCTTGTAGCATTCGTCCAGAACGCTACACTATTTTGGATGCGAAAGAATTAGATTACGATTCCGCAGAGAAACTTGCAAAGATAACCGGCGTAATTCCTTAG
- a CDS encoding CdvA-like protein, giving the protein MISWKYSFEKISTDLELAKKKKQALDALYNSGKISVSTYDSLENELSTIISDIEMRQKLLADNLSSKVEELENQIGTLEIFLANSEIQYAAGEIDDEVHANEIIAFSNGLYSLKKQLVFLKEAVNTIIPEEEAPSISVEPETVEPVQLGTPVVEEPIEMPVTVPEVSVMAPIEAPVEPVDEAPDVEAPVEAPETPVEETFTPSLEAPVAAFTSEPVSPFEVPVTAPIEEIQSPIETPVADAFETPMDAIVETPEETLIDDIFAPSVDLPDEEETFEVPVEIPTELPVEASVEASVEPVAEVPVEVPVEAPVEEVMDLPVEAPEVEAEAPEVLVEETFEEEAVAPSVEVPEAVVEEAVPEASLELEAPVEETMEVESAIDEVETEDAVELSLTKELDETVEEIPVATPKIPVTEEITPIEAVPQVPAEEIEIEEESVEIISEDDEDFEEDADLIDEEIIEEEIIEEIADDDDELTIE; this is encoded by the coding sequence TTGATCTCATGGAAGTACTCTTTCGAGAAAATAAGCACGGATTTGGAATTAGCTAAGAAAAAGAAGCAAGCCCTTGATGCTCTTTACAATTCAGGCAAAATTTCGGTTTCTACGTACGATTCCCTTGAAAATGAACTGTCAACCATCATCTCCGATATTGAGATGCGACAAAAACTTCTTGCCGACAATTTATCTTCAAAAGTTGAAGAACTAGAAAACCAAATTGGCACATTGGAAATATTTCTTGCAAACTCTGAAATTCAATACGCCGCTGGAGAAATCGACGATGAAGTACACGCTAACGAAATTATTGCTTTTTCAAACGGACTTTACTCCTTGAAAAAACAGTTGGTTTTCCTCAAAGAAGCAGTAAACACGATTATCCCTGAAGAAGAAGCACCATCCATTTCAGTTGAACCAGAAACGGTTGAACCAGTTCAATTAGGCACTCCAGTGGTAGAAGAACCAATCGAGATGCCTGTTACTGTTCCAGAAGTTTCTGTTATGGCTCCAATTGAAGCACCAGTTGAACCGGTTGATGAGGCACCCGATGTTGAAGCCCCTGTAGAGGCTCCTGAAACTCCAGTTGAAGAAACATTTACTCCTTCCCTTGAAGCTCCAGTTGCAGCTTTTACATCTGAACCAGTTTCACCCTTTGAAGTTCCAGTTACTGCTCCAATCGAAGAAATTCAAAGTCCAATTGAAACACCAGTCGCAGACGCTTTTGAAACTCCAATGGATGCAATAGTTGAAACCCCTGAAGAAACTCTGATTGATGATATTTTTGCTCCTTCTGTTGATCTTCCAGACGAAGAAGAAACCTTTGAAGTACCAGTTGAAATTCCAACTGAGCTGCCTGTTGAAGCGTCTGTTGAGGCTTCTGTTGAACCTGTTGCTGAAGTTCCAGTTGAAGTTCCTGTAGAAGCTCCTGTTGAAGAAGTGATGGATTTGCCAGTTGAGGCTCCTGAAGTTGAAGCTGAAGCTCCTGAAGTTCTGGTTGAGGAAACTTTTGAAGAGGAAGCTGTTGCTCCTTCTGTTGAAGTTCCTGAAGCTGTAGTTGAAGAAGCAGTTCCTGAAGCATCACTAGAACTTGAAGCTCCAGTTGAAGAAACAATGGAAGTTGAATCAGCAATTGACGAAGTTGAAACTGAAGATGCAGTAGAACTATCCCTAACTAAAGAGCTAGACGAAACAGTTGAAGAAATTCCAGTAGCAACCCCTAAAATACCTGTCACTGAAGAAATAACTCCAATTGAAGCAGTTCCTCAAGTACCCGCAGAAGAAATCGAAATTGAAGAAGAATCTGTTGAAATCATCTCTGAAGACGACGAAGACTTTGAAGAAGACGCTGACCTTATTGATGAAGAAATCATTGAAGAAGAGATAATCGAAGAAATAGCAGACGACGACGATGAACTAACCATCGAATAA